A single Inediibacterium massiliense DNA region contains:
- the ltrA gene encoding group II intron reverse transcriptase/maturase, with product MNTSERTIKYVYSKSTTSHISDLSQVEWDKVERYVRKLQQRIFNAERQGNHRKVRDLQRLLIRSKSALLLSIKQVTQNNKGKRTSGVDGYKALTPKERTNLYNKMVKETIVYHKPKPAKRVYIEKKNGKLRPLGIPTIKDRVYQNIIKLALEPQWEFKFEPTSYGFRPKRSAHDSIEAIFNKLAPKKKQWIFEGDFKGCFDNLNHDYILEQLGDFPGKDIIKQWLKAGFVDHKVFNTTENGTPQGGIISPLLANIALHGLEEAVGVKYYKYKRKGVEEIENRGSVSVIRYADDFVIICEKKEEAEGMYDKLKPYLKDRGLELASEKTKIVHISEGFDFLGFNVRSYKDTDNKTKLLIKPSKESIKKFKAKVKDTFKESHGKNVDHLINKLNPIIRGTANYWKTTCSSEIFSSMDSYIFGKIVKFLKRLHPTKSWKWKVKRYFYSDVTGQSKNKWILTDPNNKHRQLQQMGWTNIERHTLIKMNNSPFNKELEEYFFKRDIKEFNKNNIKSRQKMVKFQDYKCYLCGCQLVDGKEGTEIHHKVPKSRGGKDDIKNLALVHISCHTEFHRIYPIKGAIPTIKDVLRNRKKLRVITGR from the coding sequence ATGAATACTTCGGAAAGAACAATTAAATATGTCTACAGCAAGTCCACGACTTCTCATATATCTGACTTATCGCAGGTTGAATGGGATAAGGTTGAAAGATATGTAAGGAAACTTCAACAACGGATATTTAATGCTGAAAGACAAGGAAATCATAGAAAGGTAAGAGATTTACAAAGATTACTCATTAGAAGTAAATCTGCGTTACTTTTATCTATAAAACAGGTAACTCAAAATAATAAAGGAAAAAGAACTTCTGGGGTGGACGGATACAAAGCCCTTACACCAAAAGAAAGAACTAATCTTTATAACAAAATGGTGAAAGAAACAATTGTATACCATAAACCTAAACCTGCAAAAAGGGTTTATATAGAAAAGAAAAATGGTAAATTAAGACCTTTGGGTATTCCTACAATCAAAGATAGGGTATATCAAAACATAATTAAATTAGCTTTAGAGCCACAATGGGAATTTAAATTTGAACCTACTTCATATGGTTTTAGACCAAAAAGAAGTGCTCATGACTCAATAGAAGCAATATTTAATAAGTTAGCTCCTAAAAAGAAACAATGGATTTTTGAAGGAGATTTCAAAGGATGTTTTGATAATCTTAACCATGATTATATTCTTGAACAATTAGGGGACTTCCCCGGAAAAGATATAATCAAACAATGGTTAAAAGCAGGATTTGTTGATCATAAAGTATTCAACACAACAGAAAATGGAACTCCACAAGGAGGTATAATATCACCATTATTAGCTAACATAGCCTTACATGGCTTAGAAGAAGCAGTAGGTGTTAAATATTATAAGTATAAGAGAAAAGGTGTTGAAGAAATTGAAAATAGAGGTAGCGTAAGTGTTATTAGATATGCAGATGACTTTGTTATAATATGTGAAAAGAAAGAAGAAGCAGAAGGAATGTATGATAAACTTAAACCTTATTTAAAGGATAGAGGTTTAGAACTTGCAAGTGAAAAAACTAAAATAGTTCATATTTCAGAAGGCTTCGATTTCTTAGGATTTAATGTTAGAAGTTATAAAGATACTGATAACAAAACAAAGCTACTAATTAAACCATCTAAAGAAAGTATCAAGAAATTTAAAGCAAAAGTTAAAGATACTTTTAAAGAAAGTCATGGTAAAAACGTAGACCATCTAATCAATAAATTAAACCCTATAATCAGAGGAACTGCAAACTACTGGAAAACAACTTGCTCAAGTGAAATATTCTCGTCTATGGATAGTTATATATTTGGAAAAATAGTTAAATTCCTAAAAAGACTTCACCCTACAAAATCATGGAAGTGGAAAGTTAAAAGATACTTCTATTCAGATGTAACAGGGCAAAGTAAAAATAAATGGATTTTAACTGATCCAAACAATAAACATAGACAATTACAACAAATGGGATGGACTAACATTGAGCGACACACTTTAATTAAGATGAATAATTCGCCATTTAATAAAGAACTTGAAGAATATTTCTTTAAAAGAGATATTAAAGAGTTCAACAAAAACAATATTAAATCAAGACAGAAAATGGTTAAATTCCAAGACTATAAATGCTACCTGTGTGGTTGCCAATTAGTTGACGGAAAAGAGGGGACAGAAATTCATCATAAAGTGCCAAAATCCAGAGGTGGTAAAGATGACATAAAGAACTTAGCATTAGTGCACATATCATGCCACACAGAGTTCCATAGGATATATCCAATAAAGGGAGCAATACCAACTATAAAAGATGTTCTAAGAAATAGAAAGAAATTGAGAGTTATAACTGGACGATAG